From one Lysinibacillus sp. G4S2 genomic stretch:
- a CDS encoding DUF5713 family protein, translated as MNYLINMYSDPFYPEFLVDKVKECILQVVRFIEKGEHEVEKIIQSKLDEMTIAINGLVGEFEQNNSEIETVARDSIANTVESILQYFKIGIDVEDALRERDW; from the coding sequence ATTAATTATTTAATTAATATGTATAGCGATCCATTCTATCCAGAATTTTTAGTAGATAAAGTAAAGGAATGTATTCTGCAAGTTGTTCGATTTATAGAAAAAGGGGAACATGAAGTAGAGAAGATTATTCAAAGTAAACTTGATGAAATGACAATAGCTATTAACGGTTTGGTAGGTGAGTTTGAACAAAATAATAGTGAAATAGAGACTGTTGCAAGAGATTCAATTGCTAATACGGTAGAATCGATTTTACAATATTTTAAGATAGGTATTGATGTTGAGGATGCTCTTCGAGAAAGAGATTGGTAG
- a CDS encoding SMI1/KNR4 family protein: MKAKNELRNKYRALYDIDGISKGYLDKIEHELQIKLPNDFREISGFYSGGIIGGIDILSFLLSEPTNFIGETLRIRDAIGLPTRFIVIAEEAESIIVMDTENKPSIMWLDSVEVTKLEKQDFMSKPDVWEDFSDFFNYLLDEEEEERKY; this comes from the coding sequence ATGAAAGCTAAGAATGAATTACGAAATAAATACCGAGCTTTGTATGATATTGATGGAATTTCTAAAGGGTACTTAGATAAAATTGAACATGAACTTCAAATAAAGTTACCTAATGATTTCCGTGAAATATCGGGATTCTACAGCGGAGGTATTATTGGTGGGATAGATATCCTTTCTTTTTTACTTTCTGAGCCAACTAATTTTATAGGCGAAACTTTAAGAATCAGAGATGCGATTGGCTTACCAACCAGATTTATTGTTATAGCTGAAGAAGCTGAAAGTATTATTGTTATGGATACTGAAAACAAGCCATCAATTATGTGGCTTGACTCTGTAGAAGTAACTAAATTAGAAAAGCAGGATTTTATGTCTAAGCCAGATGTATGGGAGGATTTTTCTGACTTTTTTAATTACTTATTAGATGAAGAAGAGGAAGAACGTAAATATTAA
- a CDS encoding SMI1/KNR4 family protein, with the protein MSVSSYKGAKRMFIECSTQLTIRDLNDVETKLGFNLPQQLKEHYLQFNGGVPVKPCYYAKDIDLETEIAEFSPIKYKNNSRILEERYLEFINRDELPKKYLPFANDWDGNLFCMDLENESVVLIWMDLGEVTERSINFLSNSFVTFIHNLE; encoded by the coding sequence ATGAGCGTAAGTAGTTACAAAGGAGCGAAAAGGATGTTTATAGAATGTTCTACTCAACTAACAATACGCGATTTAAACGATGTTGAAACTAAATTGGGATTTAATTTACCACAACAGCTTAAAGAACATTATTTACAATTTAATGGCGGGGTTCCAGTTAAACCTTGTTATTATGCGAAAGATATTGACCTTGAAACAGAAATTGCCGAGTTCTCTCCAATAAAATATAAAAATAACTCAAGGATACTAGAAGAAAGGTACCTTGAGTTTATAAATAGAGATGAACTCCCCAAAAAATATCTCCCGTTTGCAAATGATTGGGATGGTAATTTATTTTGTATGGATCTAGAAAACGAAAGTGTTGTTCTTATTTGGATGGACTTAGGAGAAGTTACAGAAAGAAGCATCAATTTTTTATCAAACAGCTTTGTAACCTTCATTCATAATCTTGAATAG
- a CDS encoding ankyrin repeat domain-containing protein — protein MNKFDDTQLYVLLNESNYEKINTFLQKYGLDSVDRDGRTFLMSAIVEGKEDVVNYLVNIGCNVNTKDKSGLTALHFAVIYDRFTIVKVLITHGAEIDAVDNVGNTPLWRAIMENSNETSTIRYLLENGADPSKANNRGIAPKDLLE, from the coding sequence ATGAATAAATTTGATGATACCCAGTTATATGTGTTACTAAATGAATCAAATTATGAGAAAATTAATACGTTTTTACAAAAATATGGTTTAGATAGTGTTGATAGAGATGGACGTACATTTTTGATGTCCGCAATCGTTGAAGGAAAGGAGGATGTTGTTAATTATCTTGTGAATATTGGATGTAATGTTAATACTAAAGATAAATCGGGCTTAACCGCACTGCATTTTGCAGTTATTTATGACAGATTTACTATTGTTAAGGTTCTTATAACTCATGGTGCTGAAATTGATGCAGTAGACAACGTAGGTAATACTCCCTTATGGAGAGCGATAATGGAAAATAGTAATGAAACATCAACAATAAGGTATCTATTAGAGAATGGAGCAGATCCTAGTAAGGCTAATAACCGTGGGATAGCACCGAAGGATTTGCTCGAATAG
- a CDS encoding thioredoxin family protein, which translates to MSIVHVTTKNELREQLKTKRIVLLNFWAEWCGPCKMFAGVLNQLNEEFSGKVKIIKVNVEKSPDIAAEYKVMGIPHSRLIIQKKLREPIMGYVPFEKLKKMMGV; encoded by the coding sequence ATGTCAATTGTTCATGTTACAACAAAGAATGAACTAAGAGAACAATTAAAAACAAAAAGGATTGTATTATTAAATTTTTGGGCTGAGTGGTGTGGCCCGTGTAAAATGTTTGCAGGGGTTCTTAATCAACTCAATGAAGAATTCAGTGGTAAGGTGAAAATTATAAAGGTGAATGTTGAAAAAAGCCCAGATATTGCAGCGGAATATAAGGTAATGGGAATTCCTCACTCTCGATTGATTATTCAAAAAAAATTACGTGAACCAATTATGGGATATGTGCCTTTTGAAAAACTGAAGAAAATGATGGGAGTCTGA
- a CDS encoding sigma-70 family RNA polymerase sigma factor → MDREEKDFILEKIMIEYGNELVRWAFSYVKDTEIAKDVVQNTFIKCYKNLDSFRFDGQIKTWLYRITINECKDYLKSWNYKMVQVKSFINETAKSILPSTEKTVIDKYNKAEIKDTIFSLPKVYREVVYLYYYDSLKTEEIAEVLDIPVNTVKTRLRRAKQRLEPMIKEEELNGR, encoded by the coding sequence TTGGATAGAGAAGAAAAAGATTTCATATTAGAAAAAATAATGATTGAATATGGTAATGAGTTGGTACGATGGGCATTTTCTTATGTGAAAGATACAGAGATTGCTAAGGATGTTGTTCAAAATACGTTTATCAAATGCTACAAGAACCTTGATTCGTTTCGATTTGACGGACAAATTAAAACTTGGCTCTATCGTATAACAATTAACGAATGTAAAGATTATTTAAAAAGTTGGAATTACAAAATGGTACAGGTAAAAAGTTTTATTAATGAAACAGCAAAGTCAATATTACCATCAACAGAAAAAACAGTTATCGATAAATACAATAAAGCTGAAATAAAAGATACGATCTTTTCTCTTCCGAAAGTGTATCGGGAAGTGGTTTATCTATACTACTATGATTCATTAAAGACAGAGGAAATTGCCGAAGTTTTGGATATTCCAGTTAATACAGTGAAAACTAGATTAAGAAGAGCAAAACAAAGATTAGAGCCGATGATTAAGGAGGAAGAACTTAATGGAAGATAA
- a CDS encoding LCP family protein: MEDKRLRDKFSNTSDQELRFTKEYRNEVFEQIHKLEKNNNTQKKSLVSSFKKFAPLTVSLLVVGLCIFLFIPSILPGNVNKEYNRSDTSGTVLQEDEIFTTLFTVKDENNRIPINLLITYSKDKKMVKVLSIPRDTYVPILDKSTGITSYDKLSYAYADGSGGAESVRTTVSKLFDLTIDYYAVMDLETFSTLIDSVNGIDYNLPEDIRVRAISRVAFEFKKGTNHLNGEEIVALMMAATEGKRYEFDEENLLNLIHAVINKTKNEIPQTQLKELTTKIEANTSIDHLLENKIEIDSVKSLSLSEGMKSETIDGQYYIVFEKDFLNSISEELTTFN, translated from the coding sequence ATGGAAGATAAGCGATTAAGAGATAAATTTTCTAATACGTCTGATCAAGAACTAAGATTTACGAAAGAATACCGTAATGAAGTATTTGAACAAATTCATAAACTAGAGAAGAATAATAATACGCAGAAAAAATCTCTTGTTTCTTCTTTTAAAAAATTCGCTCCACTTACAGTTTCTTTATTAGTGGTAGGCTTGTGTATATTTTTGTTTATTCCATCGATTCTTCCTGGAAACGTTAATAAAGAATATAACAGAAGTGATACAAGCGGTACAGTATTACAAGAAGACGAGATTTTTACCACTCTATTTACGGTGAAAGATGAGAATAATAGAATACCTATTAACCTTTTAATTACTTATAGTAAAGATAAAAAGATGGTGAAAGTTCTGTCTATCCCTCGTGATACTTATGTTCCGATATTGGATAAGAGTACTGGAATTACTTCATACGATAAATTGTCATATGCTTATGCTGACGGTTCGGGTGGAGCTGAAAGTGTAAGAACAACAGTTTCTAAGTTATTTGATTTAACAATTGATTATTATGCAGTTATGGATTTAGAAACCTTTTCAACGCTGATTGATTCAGTGAATGGTATAGATTACAACTTGCCAGAAGATATTCGAGTAAGAGCTATTTCTAGAGTGGCATTTGAATTCAAAAAGGGGACGAATCATTTGAATGGCGAAGAGATTGTGGCATTAATGATGGCTGCTACAGAGGGGAAAAGATACGAATTCGATGAAGAAAACCTATTAAATCTCATTCATGCTGTTATTAATAAAACAAAAAACGAAATCCCACAAACACAATTAAAAGAACTTACTACTAAAATAGAAGCCAATACATCAATTGATCATTTGTTAGAGAATAAAATAGAAATTGATTCTGTAAAATCGTTATCTTTAAGTGAGGGAATGAAATCGGAAACGATAGATGGTCAATACTATATTGTGTTTGAGAAAGACTTTTTAAATTCTATTTCAGAAGAGTTAACTACATTTAATTAA
- a CDS encoding RNA methyltransferase, which yields MSNEQNNSKFIYTYVHHVDEYDLCRMEMRSFFNLDSQSNYIISPFKIDPSRSPFIQDRLEVLYEENSLENIKTLVKDLTVKETTFKVVCLNSMDIGEEKKIHLPERRMIEREVGLCIDGEPELNEPEVVFGLILIDGIWYFGKHMKSESIWHNHLHKPHSYSTALSTRVARTVANIAVPQPQNIRAIDPCCGIGTVVIEALSMGINIEGRDMNYNVCQGSRKNISYFGLTGTITLGPISEVKEHYDVAIIDLPYNLFTHTSTEDQFNILQHARRIADKVVVVTIETIDDLIEDAGFVIADRCIAKKQSFLRQILLCE from the coding sequence TTGAGTAACGAACAAAATAACAGTAAATTTATATACACATATGTACATCATGTTGATGAATACGATCTGTGCAGAATGGAGATGCGTTCATTTTTTAATCTTGATTCCCAATCAAACTATATAATAAGCCCTTTTAAAATTGATCCAAGCCGTAGTCCTTTTATACAAGACAGACTTGAAGTGCTATATGAAGAAAACAGCTTAGAAAACATCAAGACATTGGTAAAGGATTTAACAGTAAAGGAAACAACTTTTAAAGTAGTTTGTTTAAATAGTATGGATATAGGTGAAGAGAAGAAAATTCATCTGCCCGAGCGTCGAATGATAGAACGCGAGGTAGGATTGTGCATCGATGGCGAACCAGAACTTAATGAGCCTGAAGTTGTATTTGGTCTTATTTTAATAGATGGAATATGGTATTTCGGAAAGCATATGAAGAGTGAATCCATTTGGCATAATCATTTACACAAGCCACACAGTTATTCAACGGCACTAAGTACTAGAGTAGCTCGTACTGTTGCAAATATCGCAGTTCCACAGCCTCAAAATATTCGTGCGATTGATCCTTGCTGTGGTATAGGGACAGTAGTAATTGAAGCCCTTTCCATGGGGATTAATATTGAAGGGCGAGATATGAATTACAATGTTTGTCAAGGTTCCAGAAAAAACATCTCATATTTTGGGTTAACAGGCACCATTACATTAGGTCCAATCTCGGAGGTTAAGGAACATTATGATGTCGCGATAATTGATTTACCTTATAACTTATTTACGCATACATCAACCGAAGATCAATTTAATATTCTACAACATGCTCGACGCATTGCCGATAAAGTCGTTGTCGTTACGATTGAAACAATTGATGACTTGATAGAAGATGCAGGTTTTGTTATAGCAGATCGATGCATTGCTAAAAAGCAATCGTTTTTACGCCAGATTCTATTATGTGAATAA